The segment AGCAGTTCAACCTGTTTCCGCATTTGACCGTGCTCGAGAACCTGACCTTGGCGCCGATCTGGGTGCGCAAGATGCCGAAGGCCGAGGCCGAGGACATCGCCACGAAATACCTGGAGCGCGTGCGCATTCCCGAGCAGGCAAAAAAATACCCGGGCCAGCTCTCCGGCGGTCAGCAGCAGCGGGTTGCGATCGCCCGCTCGCTGTGCATGAGCCCGAAGATCATGCTGTTCGACGAGCCCACTTCCGCGCTCGATCCGGAGATGATCAAGGAGGTGCTCGACGTCATGGTTAATCTGGCCGAGGAAGGCATGACCATGGTGTGCGTGACCCACGAGATGGGATTCGCCCGCACGGTCGCCGACCGCATGATCTTCATGGACAAAGGCGAGATCGTCGAGCAGGCGCCGCCGAAGGAATTCTTCGCCAATCCGAAGTCCGACCGCACCAAGCTGTTCCTCTCCCAGATCCTGAAGCACTGAGTCCGGCAAGAGCGGTATCCGTTCAGCTGGAATCATTTTTT is part of the Pseudomonadota bacterium genome and harbors:
- a CDS encoding amino acid ABC transporter ATP-binding protein — translated: MIHMAGVHKWFGEFHVLKDINLTVHHGERIVVCGPSGSGKSTMIRCINRLEEHQKGQIIVDGIELSQDVKNIDMVRREVGMVFQQFNLFPHLTVLENLTLAPIWVRKMPKAEAEDIATKYLERVRIPEQAKKYPGQLSGGQQQRVAIARSLCMSPKIMLFDEPTSALDPEMIKEVLDVMVNLAEEGMTMVCVTHEMGFARTVADRMIFMDKGEIVEQAPPKEFFANPKSDRTKLFLSQILKH